The following are encoded in a window of Psilocybe cubensis strain MGC-MH-2018 chromosome 4, whole genome shotgun sequence genomic DNA:
- a CDS encoding Pre-mRNA-processing ATP-dependent RNA helicase PRP5 — protein MARRDRSISPETPNKRVRQSHRSPRSPSPTRRSSTQRSSNGRSRYDDDRDRDRDRDRDRDRHRDKDRDRYRDDRYRDDRRRDSYRDDRRRSRSRERRPSPPRPAAPAEPVATPPPEDEKIRAKRAKLEAWKKEREAKKALDEAKAKAMALAGKSMPAPAVPPAATTKAPGQLNRSALNGLGLKGLPLKPDFANPSKALVTALDDSVESKRKLETLGDMPAIDMTMVEDEAGVGDLEVDDDDEEANRMDQALKAKAKDAMEVEEEEEDPLDAFMNEVKQEVKKVNMQDMQKFAQSTGGRSRIRLDERMAEDGAEDETETAVPDELDATELNPEDILALAAKKAKKKELATVDHSRVHYEPFRKEFYVPPPDIAAMSEDDAELLRLELDGIKIRGLDCPKPVTKWSHFGLPANCLEVIKRLNYTAPTSIQAQAIPAIMSGRDVIGVAKTGSGKTIAFLLPLFRHIKDQRPLEQMEGPLAVIMTPTRELAVQIHRECKPFLKVLNLRAVCAYGGSPIKDQIAELKKGAEIIVCTPGRMIDLLTANSGRVTNLKRVTYVVLDEADRMFDMGFEPQVMKIVNNIRPDRQTVLFSATFPKQMDSLARKILRKPLEITVGGRSVVAAEIEQIVEVRSEETKFNRLLEILGQMYNEDPECRTLVFVDRQEAADNLLRELMRKGYLCMSLHGGKDQVDRDSTIADFKSGVVPIVIATSVAARGLDVKQLKLVINYDCPNHMEDYVHRAGRTGRAGNKGTCVTFVTPEQERYSVDIYRALKASNVTVPKDLEDLSNGFLDKVKSGKAQAAGSGFGGKGLDRLDKERDAREKAERKAYGEPTGAEEEKISSAEEVAVKAVAASTDDMTFGNFKVEIKRGPAPDSSKGLLGVGGAVAAARRLAHAKEEEKIQSQMRAAEEAAARAGKDTAAHKQALSVVAKLNAQMRASKLVLQSQLQAEESGASRKANPDSTDFHAIIPINDYPQKARWRVTNKETMVQLIDMTGASVTNKGIYYEHGKEPPPEGPPKLHLLIESNEEFRVEQAVREIKRLLIEASAAALQAEMRNPTATMGRYSVL, from the exons ATGGCTCGCAGAGATAGATCCATCTCTCCAGAGACGCCAAACAAAAGGGTAAGACAATCCCATCGCTCACCTCGCTCTCCGTCGCCAACTAGGCGCAGCAGCACCCAGCGGTCCTCCAATGGACGGTCAAGATACGACGACGACCgggacagagacagagacagggACCGCGACCGCGACCGTCATAGAGACAAAGACAGGGACAGATACCGGGATGACAGATATCGCGACGACAGACGAAGAGACTCGTATAGAGACGATAGAAGacgctctcgctctcgcgAACGAAGACCTTCTCCACCCCGTCCGGCAGCACCAGCAGAGCCAGTTGCAACGCCCCCTCCAGAGGACGAAAAGATCAGGGCAAAAAGAGCCAAGCTTGAGGCTTGGAAAAAAGAGCGTGAGGCAAAGAAAGCTCTCGATgaagccaaagccaaagccatGGCTCTGGCGGGCAAATCCATGCCTG CACCAGCGGTACCTCCCGCGGCCACTACAAAGGCTCCCGGTCAATTAAATCGTTCTGCTCTTAATGGTTTGGGCCTTAAAGGACTCCCTCTTAAGCCAGACTTTGCAAACCCTTCCAAGGCCCTCGTCACTGCTCTAGATGACTCTGTAGAATCAAAACGAAAACTCGAAACATTGGGCGACATGCCAGCGATTGACATGACCatggtggaagatgaagcgGGGGTCGGCGATTTAGAagttgacgacgacgatgaagaggcgAATCGCATGGACCAAGCCCtgaaagccaaagccaaggaCGCAATGGAagttgaggaagaagaagaggacccGTTGGACGCGTTTATGAATGAGGTTAAACAGGAGGTCAAGAAAGTCAATATGCAAGATATGCAGAAGTTTGCCCAGTCAACGGGTGGTCGCTCAAGAATAAGGCTCGATGAAAGGATGGCTGAAGATGGCGCTGAGGATGAAACTGAAACTGCTGTGCCTGATGAACTCGACGCCACTGAGCTCAACCCCGAAGATATTCTCGCTCTTGCAGCCAAAAaggccaaaaagaaagaactGGCTACCGTTGATCACTCTCGAGTCCATTACGAGCCATTTCGTAAAGAGTTCTACGTGCCTCCGCCAGATATCGCAGCTATGTCGGAGGACGATGCTGAACTTCTCCGACTTGAACTTGATGGTATCAAAATCCGTGGTCTCGATTGTCCGAAACCGGTCACGAAATGGAGTCATTTTGGTCTACCTGCTAATTG TCTTGAGGTAATTAAAAGGCTCAACTACACAGCCCCTACTTCGATCCAGGCGCAGGCCATACCGGCAATCATGTCAGGGCGTGATGTTATTGGCGTGGCTAAAACGGGTTCAGGAAAAACTATAGCATTTTTGCTGCCTTTATTCCGTCACATTAAAGATCAACGACCTTTAGAACAAATGGAAGGTCCTCTTGCAGTTATCATGACTCCGACTCGTGAATTAGCTGTCCAGATTCATCGAGAGTGCAAGCCCTTCTTGAAGGTTCTTAATCTACGG GCTGTTTGCGCTTATGGAGGTTCTCCTATCAAAGATCAGATCGCGGAACTTAAAAAGGGGGCGGAAATTATCGTCTGTACCCCTGGTCGCATGATTGACCTTTTGACTGCAAATTCAGGACGCGTTACCAACCTGAAGAGGGTTACTTATGTCGTATTGGATGAGGCTGATCGTATGTTTGACATGGGGTTCGAACCCCAGGTGATGAAAATCGTCAATAACATACGGCCTGACAGACAAACGGTACTCTTTTCGGCCACATTCCCAAAGCAAATGGACTCGCTTGCCCGAAAAATTCTCCGAAAACCACTCGAGATTACTGTGGGTGGACGTTCTGTTGTCGCAGCCGAAATCGAACAAATCGTCGAGGTGCGCTCGGAGGAGACAAAGTTCAATAGGTTACTCGAGATATTGGGCCAGATGTATAACGAGGACCCGGAATGCAGAACGTTAGTGTTTGTCGATCGCCAAGAGGCTGCTGATAATCTGCTTCGTGAGCTTATGCGCAAGGGTTACCTGTGCATGTCCTTGCACGGCGGCAAAGACCAGGTCGACCGCGATTCAACCATCGCAGATTTCAAATCTGGAGTTGTCCCCATTGTCATTGCTACTTCCGTTGCTGCCCGTGGTTTGGATGTTAAGCAACTCAAACTAGTCATCAACTATGATTGTCCCAATCACATGGAAGATTATGTCCATCGCGCAGGACGAACAGGCCGTGCGGGCAACAAAGGAACTTGCGTTACTTTTGTTACCCCCGAGCAAGAACGATATTCGGTTGATATTTATCGTGCTCTCAAAGCTAGTAACGTTACGGTACCGAAAGACCTTGAAGATCTATCCAATG GATTCTTGGACAAAGTTAAATCCGGAAAGGCTCAAGCTGCCGGTTCTGGGTTTGGTGGCAAGGGTCTCGATAGGTTGGACAAGGAGCGCGACGCCAGAGAAAAGGCCGAGCGCAAGGCCTACGGTGAACCTACTGGCgccgaagaagagaagatatcttctgcagaagaagtggcgGTGAAGGCTGTCGCCGCGAGCACTGATGACATGACCTTTGGAAACTTCAAAGTCGAGATCAAACGTGGCCCTGCTCCCGATTCATCAAAGGGTCTCCTCGGAGTTGGCGGTGCTGTTGCGGCTGCACGCAGGCTCGCCCATGccaaagaggaagagaaaatcCAAAGCCAGATGCGTGCAGCAGAAGAAGCCGCCGCAAGGGCCGGCAAGGACACTGCCGCGCACAAACAAGCTCTCAGTGTTGTCGCAAAACTCAATGCCCAAATGCGCGCGTCCAAGTTGGTGTTACAGTCCCAGCTGCAGGCAGAAGAATCTGGCGCTTCTCGAAAGGCGAACCCCGATTCAACCGATTTCCATGCCATCATACCCATCAACGATTATCCTCAAAAAGCTCGTTGGCGTGTTACTAACAAGGAGACCATGGTACAG CTCATCGATATGACTGGTGCTTCGGTTACCAATAAGGGTATCTACTATGAACATGGAAAGGAACCCCCTCCTGAAGGACCCCCCAAACTTCATCTTCTCATTGAATCTAATGAGGAATTCAGG GTCGAGCAAGCCGTCAGGGAAATCAAAAGGTTGCTCATCGAAGCTTCAGCAGCTGCCTTGCAAGCAGAGATGCGTAATCCAACAGCTACGATGGGCAGATACAGTGTGTTGTAG
- a CDS encoding Proteasome inhibitor PI31 subunit produces MPADILDPSAIISSLPTLLPPNSKSLTSPQDAIAALLHSALTALAFRLIAVDESSTGANLSSSVLPDHWNKSGPGNYTLKYRHDQSSLEFVVKLSKLGTRTLINAIALESDRVATLDICTNDFTSPSFYPYNLDAPDASPLVHGYISSNRVADLLSQLKLKIIQKLVPGLQKEGYTEETDSSAGSSSSANPPSRDPTAPRPRPESPPDAPGRYPYYPQSAIPRNPLEIGRRDLDPFPANPFAPPSLFPQHGGDGMFVGPEHPIFGIGRGDNSPLRGPWGGDGYLPPMGAPPGARFDPVGPGFPNRGPGPFGGPFSGSGRGRRPENPDNDEFMPPGMVSSKFIDIITFSTTLIGFQGDMFM; encoded by the exons ATGCCCGCAGATATTCTTGATCCCTCTGCTATTATATCGTCGCTACCAACCCTTCTTCCTCCCAATAGCAAGTCTCTTACCTCGCCCCAGGATGCTATAGCCGCTCTTCTTCACAGTGCTCTGACTGCATTGGCATTTCGCTTGATTGCTGTCGACGAATCTTCCACGGGTGCAAATCTTTCTTCTAGTGTTTTGCCTGATCACTGGAACAAATCTGGTCCGGGAAACTATACTCTCAAGTATAGACACGATCAGAGCAGTCTCGAGTTCGTGGTCAAGCTCTCCAAGCTTGGAACGCGAACCTTAATTAACGCCATCGCCCTTGAG AGTGATCGAGTAGCCACTCTTGATATATGCACTAACGACTTCACATCTCCTTCATTTTATCCCTATAATCTCGACGCCCCTGACGCATCACCTCTGGTCCATGGATACATCTCATCTAACCGAGTGGCTGACCTCTTGTCTCAGTTGAAGCTTAAGATTATTCAGAAGTTAGTACCTGGCTTGCAGAAAGAAGGCTATACAGAAGAAACAGATTCATCTGCAGGCTCTTCTTCGAGCGCCAATCCTCCATCCCGGGATCCTACTGCTCCTCGACCTCGTCCTGAATCACCACCTGATGCACCAGGCCGTTATCCATATTATCCTCAATCGGCCATCCCTCGAAATCCCCTGGAAATAGGCAGAAGAGACTTGGATCCTTTCCCAGCAAATCCATTTGCTCCCCCCTCCTTGTTTCCTCAGCATGGAGGTGATGGTATGTTTGTAGGTCCGGAGCACCCCATCTTTGGCATAGGTAGGGGAGACAACTCACCTCTCAGAGGACCCTGGGGCGGTGATGGATATCTTCCTCCGATGGGCGCCCCTCCAGGCGCTCGATTCGATCCCGTTGGTCCTGGTTTCCCTAATAGAGGACCGGGTCCATTTGGTGGACCTTTTTCCGGTAGTGGGAGAGGGAGACGCCCAGAAAATCCTGACAATGACGAGTTTATGCCTCCCGGGATGGTAAGTTCCAAGTTCATTGACATTATTACTTTCTCCACGACGCTCATTGGGTTCCAGGGAGACATGTTCATGTAA
- a CDS encoding Nucleoporin NSP1, with protein sequence MSFFGNNTGGGIFGNAANNSNTSNATTTPNIFGGGTGGGIFGGGASSNTTGGNIFGGASNTQPSTPAPSGGLFGGGANTTTTPAPATGGLFGNTQNNTTSTPAQPASLFSVNNPNPPAAGTGLFGSTNTTTPAPAASTGGLFGSTTTNTTPSTGGIFGAANNTSNPTTTTSANASSAAPASLFSVKPGQSLFGQPSTTTPTNTAGTPATSSAAPAAGGIFGLPPKPATTGATPTANLFGQKPTTTPEASNANKDTPAPARGGLFGGSSSKEGEKKDSAAPAAPSPFGLFGGSKPAEKKEETPTSTTEKKDAPATNTTAATASIAIAPPSMLRGKSLEEIVNRWTSDLETHKAAFNKYAAEVAVWDRALIENGNNIAALYSHILAAERQQNDINESLDHIEQQQKDLASTLDAYEKISQDILGGQLRTLDTGPADNERDQNYMLATDLHTHLDDLSGSLTQMIESVNALSIASKPTDSADDPMSQISQILSSHLESLQWIDGAVREVENKTNEVEQRIKESGHNLSGPGNKSRGFGLNR encoded by the exons ATGAGTTTCTTCGGCAACAACACAGGTGGTGGTATCTTTGGCAATGCCGCCAACAACTCCAACACTTCCAACGCTACAACGACGCCCAATATTTTTGGAG GTGGCACTGGCGGTGGCATATTTGGTGGTGGCGCGTCATCAAATACAACTggtggaaacatatttggAGGTGCGAGCAACACGCAGCCAAGTACACCAGCGCCTAGCGGTGGTTTATTTGGAGGAGGTGCGAATACGACTACAACACCTGCGCCCGCAACTGGTGGACTGTTCGGCAACACTCAAAACAATACCACATCCACTCCAGCACAACCAGCTAGCCTATTCAGCGTGAATAACCCCAATCCCCCTGCTGCTGGTACCGGTTTGTTTGGCTCAACAAACACTACGACGCCTGCCCCTGCGGCATCCACAGGAGGGTTATTTGGAAGTACCACAACCAATACAACACCTTCAACTGGCGGTATTTTCGGGGCAGCAAACAATACATCAAATCCTACCACAACTACATCAGCTAATGCCTCATCTGCCGCTCCCGCATCACTTTTTAGCGTGAAACCTGGGCAGAGCC TGTTCGGTCAACCCAGTACCACTACCCCAACTAACACGGCTGGAACACCAGCTACATCTTCCGCTGCACCTGCCGCTGGTGGAATTTTTGGTCTGCCCCCCAAACCTGCGACCACTGGTGCTACCCCCACCGCAAATCTTTTTGGCCAGAAGCCTACTACGACTCCGGAAGCATCCAATGCCAACAAGGATACACCTGCGCCTGCTA GGGGTGGTTTATTTGGTGGATCTAGTAGCAAAGAGGGCGAAAAAAAGGACTCTGCTGCTCCAG CCGCACCATCGCCTTTCGGTCTTTTTGGAGGTTCCAAACCAGCTgaaaagaaggaggagaCACCAACTTCGACGACTGAAAAGAAAGACGCTCCTG CCACAAATACCACGGCAGCTACCGCGTCCATTGCTATTGCACCTCCATCAATGCTGAGAGGCAAATCCCTTGAAGAAATTGTCAATAGGTGGACTTCAGACCTGGAAACCCACAAGGCTGCCTTCAACAAATACGCTGCAGAAGTAGCCGTTTGGGATCGTGCTTTGATTGAAAACGGCAACAAT ATTGCTGCCCTCTACAGCCACATTCTAGCCGCTGAAAGGCAACAAAATGACATTAACGAATCGCTCGATCATAtcgagcagcagcagaaggaTCTTGCTTCTACCTTGGACGCGTACGAGAAAATCTCGCAAGACATACTTGGTGGTCAACTCAGAACGCTCGACACCGGCCCTGCCGACAACGAGCGTGATCAAAA TTACATGCTCGCAACGGACCTTCATACCCATCTTGACGACCTATCAGGCTCCCTTACACAAATGATCGAGTCAGTAAATGCTCTTTCAATAGCCTCGAAACCAACCGATTCGGCGGACGACCCCATGTCGCAAATCTCGCAGATTCTGAGTAGCCATCTGGAGAGTCTGCAGTGGATAGATGGTGCTGTTCGCGAGGTCGAGAACAAAACTAACGAGGTGGAACAACGTATCAAGGAATCGGGGCATAATTTGTCAGGTCCTGGAAATAAATCAAGAGGATTTGGCCTTAATCGTTAG